In Sulfitobacter sp. W027, a single window of DNA contains:
- a CDS encoding ABC transporter ATP-binding protein → MTLLNVSNLSLSIHGLRILDGVTFSVAPGEIVAVTGESGSGKSMTALAAMQLLPKGAKTTGHLMLGDDDLTQMSEAALCGVRGNDIGMVFQEPMTALNPVQTIGRQVAETIRVHEPSVSRAEAEARAADTLTRVGLPQDRFPLSRYPHELSGGQRQRVVIAIAIALRPRLLIADEPTTALDVTTQAQILTLLTRLAREDGMGLLMITHDLAVVADMADRIIVMRKGQIVEQGETQSLLRDMRHPYTKMLFEASRHEVNLPTPPAPVPLLEVKGVCRDYHLPRKTLFGAPGTFRAVDDLSFTLNQGERLGLVGESGCGKSTLTRAILGLEPVQKGSITVDGQPVFTGTKPNLAVRRKMQVVFQDPFGSFNPRHRVDRLVTEPFHLLDNPPQGTERTRAIDEALTAVGLRPADARKYIHEFSGGQRQRIAIARALIIRPELILFDEAVSALDVSVRAQILDLLADLCSHYDLTYLFISHDLSVVRTVTDRVLVMQSGKIVEAGETTQVFDAPQHPYTQSLIAAAPVLPVLRPQAG, encoded by the coding sequence ATGACGCTTTTGAATGTCTCTAATCTTTCGCTGTCGATTCACGGGCTGCGCATCCTCGACGGGGTGACCTTCTCGGTCGCGCCGGGTGAAATCGTGGCCGTGACGGGGGAAAGCGGCTCGGGCAAGTCGATGACCGCGTTGGCGGCGATGCAGCTGTTGCCCAAGGGCGCGAAGACCACGGGCCATCTGATGCTGGGCGATGATGATCTGACCCAGATGAGCGAAGCGGCGCTGTGCGGGGTGCGCGGCAATGACATCGGCATGGTGTTTCAGGAGCCGATGACCGCGCTGAACCCGGTGCAGACCATTGGCCGCCAAGTGGCCGAAACCATCCGCGTGCATGAGCCGAGCGTGTCGCGCGCCGAGGCCGAGGCCCGCGCCGCCGATACCTTGACCCGCGTGGGCCTGCCGCAAGACCGCTTCCCCCTGTCGCGCTACCCGCATGAGCTGAGCGGTGGGCAGCGCCAGCGCGTTGTGATCGCCATCGCCATCGCCCTGCGTCCCCGTCTGCTGATCGCGGATGAGCCGACCACAGCGTTGGATGTGACCACGCAGGCGCAAATCCTTACCCTGCTGACCCGTCTGGCGCGCGAAGACGGCATGGGGCTGTTGATGATCACCCATGACCTTGCCGTCGTGGCCGATATGGCCGACCGCATCATCGTCATGCGCAAGGGCCAGATTGTCGAGCAGGGAGAGACTCAGAGCCTGCTGCGCGACATGCGCCACCCCTATACCAAGATGCTCTTTGAGGCTTCCCGCCATGAGGTCAACCTGCCCACGCCACCCGCGCCCGTGCCGCTGTTGGAGGTCAAAGGCGTCTGCCGCGATTACCATCTGCCGCGCAAAACGCTGTTTGGTGCGCCGGGCACGTTCCGCGCGGTGGACGACCTCAGCTTTACCCTGAACCAGGGCGAGCGTCTGGGGCTGGTGGGCGAATCCGGTTGCGGGAAATCGACCCTGACGCGGGCGATTTTGGGGCTGGAGCCGGTGCAGAAGGGCAGCATTACCGTTGATGGCCAGCCCGTCTTTACCGGTACGAAGCCGAACCTCGCCGTGCGGCGCAAGATGCAGGTAGTGTTCCAAGACCCCTTCGGCAGCTTCAATCCGCGCCACCGGGTGGATCGTCTGGTGACAGAGCCTTTTCACCTTCTCGATAACCCGCCACAGGGGACGGAGCGGACCCGGGCGATTGACGAAGCGCTGACTGCTGTGGGGCTGCGCCCGGCAGATGCGCGAAAATACATTCACGAATTCTCCGGCGGTCAGCGCCAGCGCATCGCCATTGCCCGTGCGCTGATCATCCGGCCTGAGCTGATCCTCTTTGACGAGGCGGTCAGCGCGCTGGATGTCTCGGTCCGGGCGCAGATCCTTGATCTGCTGGCCGATCTTTGCAGCCATTATGACCTGACCTATCTTTTCATCTCGCATGACCTCTCGGTGGTGCGCACGGTCACGGATCGAGTGCTGGTGATGCAGTCCGGCAAGATTGTTGAGGCCGGAGAGACGACGCAGGTCTTTGACGCGCCGCAGCACCCCTACACCCAATCGCTCATCGCAGCCGCGCCGGTTTTGCCGGTTCTGCGTCCGCAGGCCGGCTGA
- a CDS encoding TAXI family TRAP transporter solute-binding subunit: MKMFKMLAMTGAMVAGSAAMAQEKFITIGTGGQTGVYFVVGQSICRLVNRGTADHNLKCTAPSTGGSIANINAIKAGDMDMGVAQSDWQFHAYNGSSQFEGDKFDNLRAVFSVHGEPFNVIARADSGIESFDDLKGKRVNIGNPGSGQRATMEVVMDAKGWTLDDFALASELKPAEQAAALGDNKVDAIIYTVGHPNGSIQEAVSTIDAKLIPVEGDAIQSLIDDNPYYAEATVPGGMYKGTDSDIKTFGVKATFVTSADVDDDVVYQVVKAVFDNFDRFKRLHPAFENLTQEEMISGGLSAPLHPGAEKYYKEQGWIE; encoded by the coding sequence ATGAAAATGTTCAAAATGCTCGCGATGACCGGCGCCATGGTGGCCGGCTCTGCGGCCATGGCTCAGGAAAAGTTCATCACCATCGGCACCGGCGGCCAGACAGGCGTTTACTTCGTCGTCGGTCAGTCGATCTGCCGTCTGGTGAACCGCGGTACCGCGGATCATAACCTCAAGTGCACCGCGCCCTCGACTGGCGGGTCCATCGCCAACATCAACGCGATTAAAGCGGGCGATATGGACATGGGCGTTGCCCAATCTGACTGGCAGTTCCACGCCTACAATGGCTCGTCGCAGTTCGAAGGCGACAAGTTCGACAACCTGCGCGCGGTCTTCTCCGTGCATGGTGAGCCGTTCAACGTCATCGCCCGTGCCGACAGCGGTATCGAGTCCTTTGACGACCTCAAAGGCAAGCGTGTCAACATCGGCAACCCCGGTTCCGGTCAGCGCGCCACCATGGAAGTCGTGATGGACGCCAAGGGTTGGACGCTGGACGATTTTGCACTGGCCTCCGAGCTGAAACCTGCCGAGCAGGCCGCTGCACTGGGCGACAACAAAGTGGATGCGATCATCTACACTGTGGGCCACCCGAACGGTTCGATCCAAGAAGCCGTGTCGACCATCGACGCCAAGCTGATCCCTGTTGAAGGTGACGCGATCCAAAGTCTGATCGACGACAATCCCTATTACGCCGAGGCCACCGTGCCGGGCGGCATGTACAAGGGCACTGACAGCGACATCAAAACTTTCGGCGTGAAAGCGACATTCGTCACTTCCGCCGATGTGGATGACGATGTGGTCTATCAGGTCGTCAAAGCCGTCTTCGATAACTTCGACCGTTTCAAGCGCCTGCACCCGGCGTTTGAGAACCTGACCCAAGAAGAGATGATCTCGGGCGGTCTGTCTGCTCCGCTGCACCCCGGTGCAGAGAAGTATTACAAAGAGCAAGGTTGGATCGAGTAA
- a CDS encoding TRAP transporter permease: MSEKDQQQAAAVETAATGDRGGLSQAELDELVASSDTGGRSVSGLMGTLLLLVALAWSLFQLYIASPVGLFNDTLARSIHLGFAVFLGIMVFPATRTSFQVALGVIVPAVLAALFMVSTKDSTAVWWIPIPAAFVIATVLLGSPKNRIPIWEWALAIVGTFCALYLFIFYREIANRVGAPILPDYIAGVTGLLILLEATRRALGPALMIVASLFLFYTVLGPQMPSIIAHKGNSLSEIVNHQWITTEGVFGIALGVSTSFVFLFVLFGSLLDRAGAGNYFIQVAFSLMGHMRGGPAKAAVVASAMTGLISGSSIANVVTTGTFTIPLMKKVGFSSEKAGAVEVASSVNGQIMPPVMGAAAFLMVEYVGIPYFDVVKHAFLPAVISYIALVYIVHLEAMKAGMQGLPRAYTPKPLVQQLIGIAFAIIAICALSFAVYYLMGWIRPAFPETAGYIIFVFLTAVYVGLLYVASKEEPLKLDDPNAEVTSLPMPGPTARSGLHFILPVVVLVWALMVDRLSPGLSAFWAAAYMIFILLTQRPLMAMFRGESQFVNDVKAGVLDLIDGLVTGARNMIGIGIATATAGIIVGAVSQTGVGSALADVVEVLSGGNILAILFLTAVLSLILGMGLPTTANYIVVSALLAPVIVTLGQQNGLIVPLIAVHLFVFYFGIMADVTPPVGLASFAAAAVSGGDPIRTGLVAFFYSLRTAALPFLFIFNTELLLIGVNWGQGLFIFVVATIAMLLFAAATQGWFLARNRFYETIALLLIAFTLFRPGFWMDMISPPYSEEAPTEIVQAAEETPAGERLRLRVSGVNDLGDPLEFVALLPIGAGETGAEKLEASGLMFREEGDKMIIDDVIYDSPAQSAGLDWDQEVLRVLKPVPQPSKYWMFIPALLLLALVVFLQRGRAARETRKPATA; this comes from the coding sequence ATGTCTGAGAAGGACCAGCAACAAGCGGCGGCAGTCGAAACCGCCGCAACCGGTGACCGGGGCGGATTGAGCCAAGCGGAACTGGACGAACTTGTCGCTTCTTCTGACACCGGCGGACGGTCGGTCAGCGGGTTGATGGGCACCTTGCTGCTGTTGGTAGCGCTGGCTTGGTCTCTGTTCCAGCTTTATATCGCCTCGCCCGTCGGCCTTTTCAACGATACGCTGGCCCGGTCGATCCACCTTGGCTTTGCCGTATTCCTTGGCATCATGGTGTTCCCGGCCACGCGCACCAGCTTTCAGGTGGCGCTTGGCGTCATTGTTCCTGCCGTTCTGGCCGCACTCTTTATGGTCAGCACCAAGGATTCGACCGCCGTTTGGTGGATCCCGATCCCCGCAGCCTTTGTCATTGCCACGGTGCTCCTCGGCTCCCCGAAGAACCGCATTCCGATCTGGGAATGGGCCTTGGCCATCGTCGGCACCTTTTGCGCACTATATCTTTTTATCTTCTACCGCGAGATTGCCAACCGCGTCGGCGCGCCGATCCTACCTGACTATATCGCCGGGGTTACCGGACTGTTAATTCTGCTTGAAGCCACCCGTCGCGCGCTTGGTCCCGCGCTGATGATCGTGGCGAGCCTGTTTTTGTTCTACACCGTGCTTGGGCCTCAAATGCCCAGCATCATCGCGCATAAAGGCAACAGCCTGAGCGAGATCGTAAACCACCAGTGGATCACCACCGAAGGCGTCTTTGGCATCGCGCTTGGCGTCTCGACTTCTTTCGTGTTCCTTTTCGTATTGTTCGGTTCGCTACTCGACCGGGCGGGCGCGGGTAACTATTTTATCCAAGTTGCCTTCAGCCTCATGGGCCATATGCGTGGCGGTCCGGCGAAGGCAGCGGTTGTCGCCTCGGCGATGACCGGCCTGATTTCTGGCTCCTCCATCGCCAACGTTGTCACCACCGGCACCTTTACCATTCCGCTGATGAAGAAGGTCGGCTTTAGCTCGGAAAAAGCGGGCGCGGTCGAGGTGGCATCGTCGGTCAACGGGCAGATCATGCCACCCGTCATGGGCGCTGCGGCCTTCTTGATGGTCGAATATGTCGGCATCCCCTATTTCGACGTGGTTAAACACGCCTTTCTGCCTGCGGTGATTTCCTACATCGCGCTGGTCTACATCGTGCATCTTGAGGCGATGAAAGCCGGGATGCAGGGTCTGCCCCGCGCCTATACGCCCAAGCCGCTGGTGCAACAGTTGATCGGCATCGCCTTTGCGATCATCGCGATCTGCGCGCTGTCCTTTGCCGTCTATTACCTGATGGGCTGGATCCGCCCGGCCTTCCCTGAGACGGCGGGCTACATCATCTTTGTCTTCCTGACGGCGGTCTATGTCGGCTTGCTTTATGTGGCGAGTAAAGAAGAACCGCTCAAGTTGGACGATCCCAATGCTGAGGTGACATCGCTGCCGATGCCCGGGCCGACCGCGCGGTCGGGGCTGCATTTCATCCTGCCCGTGGTCGTGCTGGTCTGGGCGCTGATGGTTGATCGCCTGTCGCCCGGCCTCTCGGCCTTCTGGGCTGCGGCTTATATGATTTTTATCCTGCTGACACAGCGCCCGTTGATGGCGATGTTCCGTGGCGAAAGCCAGTTCGTGAACGACGTGAAAGCGGGTGTGCTTGACCTGATCGACGGTCTGGTCACCGGTGCCCGTAACATGATCGGTATCGGTATTGCCACGGCGACTGCTGGTATCATCGTTGGCGCAGTCAGTCAGACCGGCGTTGGTTCGGCGCTGGCGGATGTGGTCGAGGTGCTGTCTGGCGGCAATATCCTTGCCATCCTCTTCCTGACGGCGGTGCTGTCGCTGATCCTTGGCATGGGCTTGCCAACCACAGCCAACTACATCGTCGTGTCGGCGCTACTGGCCCCAGTGATCGTGACGCTGGGCCAGCAGAACGGTCTGATCGTGCCGCTGATCGCGGTGCACCTGTTCGTCTTCTACTTCGGCATCATGGCCGATGTGACCCCGCCAGTGGGGTTGGCGAGTTTCGCCGCCGCCGCCGTGTCGGGCGGTGATCCGATCCGCACTGGCTTGGTCGCCTTCTTCTACTCCCTGCGTACTGCCGCGCTGCCGTTCCTGTTTATCTTCAACACGGAACTGCTGCTGATCGGGGTCAACTGGGGGCAGGGGCTGTTCATCTTTGTCGTGGCGACTATTGCGATGCTGCTTTTCGCGGCGGCTACTCAAGGCTGGTTCCTAGCCCGCAACCGTTTTTATGAGACCATCGCGCTGCTGCTGATCGCCTTTACCCTGTTCCGTCCGGGCTTTTGGATGGACATGATCTCACCCCCCTATAGCGAAGAGGCCCCGACCGAGATCGTGCAGGCGGCTGAGGAAACACCGGCGGGCGAACGGCTCCGACTGCGGGTGTCGGGCGTGAACGATCTGGGCGATCCGCTGGAGTTCGTGGCGCTGCTGCCGATTGGCGCGGGAGAGACGGGGGCCGAGAAGCTGGAGGCTTCGGGTCTGATGTTCCGCGAGGAAGGCGATAAGATGATCATCGACGATGTGATCTACGACAGTCCCGCGCAATCGGCCGGTCTGGACTGGGATCAAGAAGTGCTGCGCGTACTTAAACCCGTGCCCCAGCCCAGCAAGTATTGGATGTTCATCCCCGCGCTCTTGCTGCTGGCGCTGGTCGTCTTCCTGCAACGGGGCCGTGCTGCGCGCGAAACGCGCAAGCCCGCGACAGCCTGA
- a CDS encoding universal stress protein — protein sequence MFDNILLTVDLSDPKSWEKALPQAIDMIRLSKGTLHILSVVPDMGTPLVEGFFPADYEKQATGRAAKALEKLVEQEVPDDVKVKQHLKFGKIHREALKTIKKSNADLVVMGSEHPDSLREFLVGSNADRIVRRSPVSVLVVRA from the coding sequence ATGTTTGACAATATTCTGCTGACCGTTGACCTGAGCGACCCTAAATCTTGGGAAAAGGCGCTCCCTCAGGCGATTGATATGATCCGCTTGTCCAAAGGCACCTTGCATATCCTCTCTGTCGTGCCGGACATGGGCACGCCGCTGGTCGAAGGGTTTTTCCCCGCCGACTACGAAAAACAGGCCACAGGCCGCGCGGCCAAGGCGCTGGAAAAACTTGTCGAGCAGGAAGTGCCTGATGACGTAAAGGTGAAGCAGCACCTAAAATTCGGCAAGATCCACCGAGAGGCGCTGAAAACGATAAAGAAATCAAACGCCGATCTGGTGGTCATGGGATCTGAGCACCCTGACAGCCTGCGCGAATTCCTCGTCGGCTCCAACGCAGACCGCATTGTGCGCCGTTCGCCTGTTTCCGTTCTGGTCGTGAGGGCGTAA
- a CDS encoding ABC transporter permease: protein MNRNLILGAALTSVFLLAALISFVWTPYDYAGLDIANKLHSPSLAHPMGTDHFGRDILSMIMVGARTSIAVALVAVGIGMGAGVPLGLWAAARRGSLVDEVIMRGNDLVFAFPAIVIAILITAVFGAGAINAIIAIGIFNIPVFARITRGAALSLWQREFIMAARVAGKSAARISFEHILPNVANLLIVQGTIQFSLGILAEAGLSYVGLGAQPPVPSWGRMLADAQTMVSIAPHMALMPGFAIILTVLGLNLMGDGLRDMLDPRLRVART from the coding sequence ATGAACCGCAACTTGATCCTTGGCGCTGCGCTCACCTCGGTCTTTCTGCTGGCCGCGCTGATCTCCTTTGTCTGGACGCCCTATGACTATGCCGGGCTCGACATCGCCAATAAACTGCACAGCCCTTCGCTGGCCCATCCCATGGGCACAGATCACTTTGGCCGCGACATCCTCAGCATGATCATGGTCGGCGCGCGGACATCTATCGCCGTGGCGTTGGTGGCGGTGGGGATCGGCATGGGCGCGGGCGTGCCGCTGGGGCTTTGGGCCGCAGCGCGGCGCGGGAGCCTTGTGGATGAGGTCATCATGCGCGGCAATGATCTGGTCTTTGCATTTCCGGCCATCGTTATCGCCATTCTGATCACGGCGGTCTTTGGCGCCGGGGCGATCAACGCGATCATCGCCATCGGCATCTTCAACATCCCGGTCTTCGCCCGGATCACACGCGGGGCGGCGCTGTCGCTGTGGCAGCGCGAGTTCATCATGGCGGCCCGCGTGGCGGGCAAATCCGCCGCGCGGATCTCGTTCGAGCATATCTTGCCCAACGTTGCCAATCTGCTGATCGTGCAGGGGACCATCCAGTTCTCCCTCGGCATCCTCGCCGAAGCGGGTCTTTCCTACGTCGGTCTTGGCGCACAGCCACCAGTGCCATCCTGGGGTCGAATGTTGGCCGACGCCCAAACCATGGTCAGTATCGCGCCGCATATGGCACTGATGCCCGGCTTTGCGATTATTCTAACGGTGTTGGGGCTGAACCTGATGGGCGACGGGCTGCGGGACATGCTGGATCCGCGTCTGAGGGTGGCACGTACATGA
- a CDS encoding aminotransferase class I/II-fold pyridoxal phosphate-dependent enzyme, translated as MHSMNDYSSAIQLRSDRWSALRAATTAMARDPKNKGAAQGRKEIEALFDSLALIEPYWAFPGMSAFDHMRRQFAHGNFEDLAFAVNRVTRALTTGAYRRRTIPLERDSLDQDEHDDEAMLPPEARALAKPYFEVLIVDNVSEQQERWLRSNVTRMRRTEDPFIYEAVVVPSLEDALIAVMFNHNIQAIVVRPGLTLKSKVDQQILTRYLARAGGRDEIDALEPESYGPELCRMIAKVRPELDAYLVTERSVEDIAGLDLGICRRVFYNQEDFMELHLNILRGVQARNKSPFFTALVEYSKQPTGVFHAMPISRGKSITRSHWIQDMGAFYGPNIFLAETSATSGGLDSLLEPHGPIKEAQELASRAFGSKQTFFATNGTSTCNKIVVQALVRPGDIVLVDRDCHKSHHYGMVLAGAQVSYLDSYPLNEYSMYGAVPLREIKERLLELKAAGKLDRVRMLLLTNCTFDGLVYNVERVMEECLAIKPDLIFLWDEAWFAFARFSPTYRQRTAMNAANTLREKFKSDAHADAYEAQQKTLKDADDESLLKTRLIPPPHARVRAYATQSTHKTLTSLRQGSMIHVNDQDFKGEVEQSFHEAYMTHTSTSPNYQIIASLDVGRRQVELEGFEFVQRQVEAAMSMRRAISEHALLRKYFKVLSAGDMIPEQHRESGVTSYYDVEQGWTDMWDCWEQDEFVLDATRVTLAVGGTGWDGDTFKTQILMDKYGIQINKTSRNTVLFMTNIGTTRSSVAYLIEVLVEIAKSLDDLLDDASRMERLSFDRRVTNLMENYPPLPDFSKFHDAFRAADTPEGDIRTPFFLAYDEKNCDYLDLNGSLQEAMDAGETVVSASFIIPYPPGFPILVPGQVVSQEILDFMRALDVSEIHGYRPDLGLRVFTTDALNRVRSKDLSSSPV; from the coding sequence ATGCATTCTATGAACGACTATTCCTCGGCCATTCAACTGCGGTCGGATCGGTGGAGCGCCCTGCGCGCCGCCACCACCGCCATGGCACGTGACCCCAAGAACAAGGGCGCGGCACAAGGGCGTAAGGAAATCGAGGCGCTGTTCGACTCGCTGGCCCTGATTGAGCCCTATTGGGCCTTCCCGGGGATGAGCGCCTTTGACCATATGCGCCGCCAGTTCGCGCATGGCAATTTCGAGGATCTGGCCTTTGCAGTGAACCGTGTGACCCGCGCGTTGACCACCGGCGCCTATCGCCGCCGCACGATCCCACTGGAACGCGACAGTCTGGATCAGGACGAGCACGACGACGAGGCGATGCTCCCGCCCGAGGCACGGGCGTTGGCGAAACCCTATTTCGAAGTGCTGATCGTCGACAATGTAAGCGAACAGCAAGAGCGCTGGCTGCGCAGCAACGTCACCCGCATGCGCCGCACCGAAGACCCGTTTATCTATGAGGCGGTCGTGGTGCCCAGCCTTGAGGACGCGCTGATTGCGGTGATGTTCAACCACAACATCCAAGCGATTGTGGTGCGTCCGGGGCTGACGCTGAAGTCGAAAGTCGATCAGCAGATCCTGACCCGCTACCTTGCCCGCGCGGGGGGGCGCGATGAGATTGATGCGCTGGAACCGGAAAGCTATGGCCCCGAACTCTGCCGCATGATCGCCAAGGTCCGCCCCGAATTGGACGCCTATCTCGTGACCGAACGCTCGGTTGAGGACATCGCCGGGCTTGATCTGGGCATCTGTCGGCGGGTTTTCTACAACCAAGAAGACTTTATGGAGCTGCACCTTAACATCCTGCGCGGGGTACAGGCGCGGAACAAATCGCCCTTCTTCACGGCGTTGGTGGAATACTCCAAACAGCCAACCGGTGTCTTTCACGCCATGCCCATCAGCCGCGGCAAGTCGATCACCCGCAGCCACTGGATTCAGGACATGGGGGCGTTTTACGGGCCCAATATCTTCCTCGCAGAGACTTCGGCCACTTCCGGCGGGCTCGACAGTCTGCTGGAACCGCACGGCCCGATCAAAGAGGCACAGGAACTTGCCAGCCGTGCCTTCGGCTCTAAACAGACGTTTTTCGCCACCAACGGCACCTCGACCTGCAACAAGATCGTGGTGCAGGCGCTGGTCCGGCCCGGCGACATCGTGCTGGTCGACCGCGACTGCCACAAGTCACACCATTACGGAATGGTGCTGGCCGGCGCACAGGTCAGCTACCTCGACAGCTATCCGCTCAATGAATACTCAATGTACGGCGCGGTGCCGTTGCGCGAGATCAAAGAGCGTCTGCTTGAGCTGAAGGCCGCGGGCAAGCTCGACCGGGTGCGGATGCTCCTGCTGACCAACTGCACCTTTGACGGGCTGGTCTACAACGTGGAGCGGGTGATGGAGGAATGTCTGGCGATTAAGCCCGACCTTATCTTCCTCTGGGACGAGGCGTGGTTTGCTTTCGCCCGGTTTAGTCCCACATATCGCCAGCGAACGGCGATGAACGCAGCCAACACCCTGCGCGAGAAATTCAAGTCTGACGCCCATGCCGACGCCTATGAGGCACAGCAGAAAACGCTGAAAGACGCGGATGACGAGTCCCTACTTAAAACCCGGCTGATCCCGCCGCCCCACGCGCGGGTGCGGGCCTATGCCACGCAATCAACCCACAAGACGCTAACATCTCTGCGCCAAGGCTCAATGATCCACGTCAACGATCAGGACTTCAAAGGGGAGGTCGAGCAGAGCTTCCACGAAGCTTACATGACCCACACCTCAACCTCGCCGAACTACCAGATCATCGCCTCACTGGATGTTGGCCGACGTCAAGTCGAACTCGAAGGGTTCGAGTTTGTCCAGCGGCAGGTCGAAGCGGCGATGTCTATGCGCCGCGCGATCAGCGAACACGCCTTGCTACGGAAGTATTTCAAAGTGCTTTCCGCCGGCGACATGATCCCCGAACAGCACCGCGAAAGCGGCGTCACCAGCTATTATGACGTAGAGCAGGGCTGGACTGATATGTGGGATTGTTGGGAGCAGGATGAGTTTGTGCTCGACGCCACCCGCGTGACCCTTGCCGTGGGCGGCACCGGCTGGGATGGCGATACCTTCAAGACGCAGATCCTGATGGATAAATACGGCATCCAGATCAACAAGACCTCGCGCAATACCGTGTTGTTCATGACCAACATCGGCACCACGCGCTCTTCGGTCGCCTATCTGATCGAAGTGCTGGTCGAGATCGCCAAATCGCTTGATGATCTTCTGGATGACGCCAGCCGGATGGAACGGCTGTCGTTTGACCGGCGTGTGACCAATTTAATGGAAAACTACCCCCCGCTGCCGGATTTCAGCAAATTCCACGATGCTTTCCGCGCAGCGGATACGCCCGAGGGGGACATTCGCACCCCTTTCTTCCTCGCCTATGATGAGAAAAACTGTGACTATCTCGACCTGAACGGCTCGCTCCAAGAGGCGATGGACGCGGGCGAGACCGTGGTCTCGGCCAGTTTTATCATTCCCTATCCGCCCGGCTTCCCGATCCTTGTCCCCGGACAGGTCGTCAGTCAGGAAATTCTCGATTTCATGCGCGCCTTGGACGTGAGCGAGATCCACGGATACCGGCCCGATCTGGGCCTGCGCGTTTTTACCACCGATGCGCTTAACCGTGTCCGCAGCAAAGACCTTTCTTCTTCACCCGTTTGA
- a CDS encoding carbon-nitrogen hydrolase family protein, whose protein sequence is MTPFAIAGVQMYVNALQPNVEGMIQRLDILMARFPWTQMVLFSELAPFGPLDRFALPPENETIEQFQAAARRHRVWLIPGSMFLKHPEDGRVYNTSVVINPEGEVVRRYAKMFPFRPYEAGIAAGNEFCIFDVPDVGRFGLSICYDMWFPETTRQLTSQGVEVLLHPVLTGTTDRDAELAIARATAAQFQCYIFDVNGLGAGGVGKSCVVDPTSMVLHQSAGQEDMFPIEIDLNMVRRQRETGMKGLGQLLKSFRDRPTDFPVYDRESGADAFLHTLGPLEIPQQGSRAGLHVDVPAQQVPADIPTYKGKNGFPPEPLASPTAGTAPEVAQAPVPAAPAAAMPDPQTTPDTPGLNENTSG, encoded by the coding sequence ATGACCCCCTTCGCGATTGCCGGCGTGCAAATGTACGTCAACGCCCTCCAGCCCAATGTTGAGGGCATGATCCAGCGGCTCGACATCCTGATGGCGCGCTTTCCTTGGACGCAGATGGTCCTGTTCTCCGAATTGGCGCCCTTTGGCCCGCTTGACCGGTTTGCCCTGCCACCCGAGAATGAAACGATTGAGCAGTTCCAGGCGGCTGCCCGGCGGCATCGCGTATGGCTGATCCCCGGCTCGATGTTCCTCAAGCATCCGGAAGATGGGCGGGTCTATAACACCTCCGTCGTCATCAACCCCGAGGGCGAAGTGGTGCGCCGCTATGCCAAGATGTTCCCATTCCGCCCCTATGAGGCCGGGATCGCGGCGGGCAATGAGTTCTGCATCTTCGACGTGCCGGATGTGGGCCGCTTTGGCCTATCGATCTGCTATGACATGTGGTTCCCCGAAACGACGCGGCAGTTGACTTCTCAAGGCGTCGAAGTGCTGTTGCACCCGGTTTTGACCGGCACTACGGACCGCGACGCAGAGCTTGCCATCGCGCGGGCCACGGCGGCGCAGTTCCAGTGCTATATCTTTGACGTGAACGGCCTTGGCGCGGGCGGTGTGGGCAAGTCCTGCGTGGTTGATCCGACCTCAATGGTTTTGCACCAGTCGGCAGGCCAAGAAGACATGTTCCCGATTGAGATCGATCTCAACATGGTGCGCCGCCAGCGTGAAACGGGCATGAAAGGCTTGGGCCAACTGCTTAAATCCTTCCGGGACCGCCCGACAGACTTCCCTGTTTATGACCGCGAGAGCGGCGCGGATGCCTTCCTGCACACCCTCGGTCCGCTTGAGATTCCACAGCAGGGCAGCCGCGCGGGTCTGCATGTCGATGTGCCAGCGCAACAGGTGCCTGCCGATATTCCGACCTACAAAGGCAAGAACGGTTTCCCACCCGAGCCGCTAGCCAGCCCCACCGCCGGCACTGCGCCGGAGGTGGCCCAAGCACCGGTACCCGCAGCCCCCGCGGCGGCGATGCCCGATCCACAGACAACGCCCGACACACCCGGGCTGAACGAAAATACCAGCGGCTAG